A genomic segment from Dechloromonas denitrificans encodes:
- a CDS encoding methyltransferase domain-containing protein has protein sequence MSATFVDRQQVGRRFSRVAANYDQADFFVREIDRRMQDRLDYVKLAPRQILDLGCGRGGSFAALATRYPDAHLLGLDLSPAMLQAAQPRRVSWQRWLGMGASNQPALLAADAAHLPIKSRSTALIWSNLLLHWLDDPLPALAEAHRVLEVGGLLMFSTLGPDSLKELRTAFGDGYAHTQRFIDMHDLGDMLVGCGFSDPVMDMEVITLTYDDLDAMFAELRAAGSSCAMKARRHGLTGREVLSKARQAYETMRRDGKLPATFEVVYGHAWKPEPKQAPDGRAIVRFDLPRTK, from the coding sequence TTGAGCGCCACTTTCGTCGACCGGCAGCAAGTCGGTCGACGGTTTTCCCGCGTTGCGGCGAATTACGATCAGGCCGATTTTTTCGTCCGCGAGATCGATCGTCGGATGCAGGACCGGCTTGACTACGTCAAGCTTGCGCCCCGGCAAATCCTAGATCTCGGCTGCGGTCGCGGTGGCAGCTTCGCGGCTCTGGCGACGCGTTATCCGGACGCGCATTTGCTCGGGCTGGATCTTTCGCCGGCCATGCTGCAGGCCGCCCAACCGCGCCGCGTGAGCTGGCAGCGCTGGTTGGGGATGGGCGCATCGAATCAGCCAGCCCTTCTGGCGGCGGATGCAGCCCATTTGCCCATCAAGTCGCGGTCGACCGCGCTGATCTGGTCAAATCTGCTGCTCCACTGGCTAGATGATCCTTTGCCGGCGCTGGCTGAAGCGCACCGTGTGCTCGAAGTGGGCGGCTTGCTGATGTTTTCGACGCTGGGGCCTGATTCGCTCAAGGAGTTGCGTACGGCATTCGGTGATGGTTACGCACACACCCAGCGTTTCATCGACATGCATGATCTGGGTGACATGCTGGTTGGCTGCGGTTTTAGCGACCCGGTGATGGACATGGAAGTGATCACGCTGACTTATGACGATCTCGATGCCATGTTTGCCGAATTAAGGGCGGCTGGCTCCAGTTGTGCGATGAAAGCCCGGCGGCATGGCCTGACTGGCCGGGAAGTCTTGAGTAAGGCGCGTCAGGCGTACGAGACAATGCGCCGGGATGGCAAGCTGCCGGCGACTTTCGAGGTGGTTTACGGCCACGCGTGGAAGCCGGAGCCCAAGCAGGCACCGGACGGCCGTGCGATCGTTCGCTTCGACCTGCCACGCACTAAATGA
- a CDS encoding sulfite oxidase heme-binding subunit YedZ: MTAREHRAIAWHPDSQQLSWLKALLFSLALIPFGCLAQAAWAGDLGAQPAEFIQRRTGFWTFSFLLLTLSISPLRSMTQWHWLLRLRRMLGLFVFFYAVLHALSFVGFQHAFAVDEIAGDILKRPFIAIGFAAFALLIPLAATSNQLAIRRLGGRRWQELHRNIYLIGILAAIHYLWQSKADTLIWSLAGSATLIALLGWRIRERQRKAIPATTPITSKPLHFFRQRPK; this comes from the coding sequence ATGACCGCAAGAGAACACCGGGCGATTGCCTGGCACCCCGATAGCCAACAACTCAGCTGGCTCAAAGCCCTGCTTTTTTCCCTCGCCCTGATCCCTTTTGGATGCTTGGCCCAGGCAGCATGGGCTGGCGACCTTGGCGCACAGCCGGCCGAATTTATCCAACGTCGCACCGGTTTCTGGACCTTCAGCTTCTTGCTGCTGACGCTAAGCATCTCGCCACTACGCAGCATGACACAGTGGCATTGGCTGCTTCGCTTGCGCCGCATGCTGGGCTTGTTCGTCTTTTTCTACGCAGTGCTGCACGCTCTTTCATTCGTCGGGTTTCAGCACGCTTTCGCGGTCGACGAGATCGCCGGGGATATTTTGAAGCGACCATTCATCGCCATTGGCTTCGCTGCCTTCGCATTGCTGATTCCTCTGGCCGCCACCTCAAACCAGCTGGCCATACGGCGACTGGGCGGTCGCCGCTGGCAGGAGTTGCACCGCAACATCTATCTGATCGGAATTCTGGCCGCCATCCATTACCTCTGGCAAAGCAAGGCAGACACCCTGATCTGGTCACTCGCCGGCAGTGCTACGCTGATCGCATTGCTTGGCTGGAGAATCAGGGAGCGACAGCGCAAGGCCATACCCGCGACTACGCCGATCACCAGCAAGCCGCTACATTTTTTCAGGCAGCGGCCCAAGTAG
- a CDS encoding HDOD domain-containing protein has translation MPNWNAIFQAEMDVDRSKHFSILDEIARNLCGHLNFPTCLDAAVLVRNVLNDPNATTERVAQVVSVEPLISSKLLRLANSASYNTSGRQISDLASAISRLGFEVVRTTSLAVALDQMLRSRNLASFTDIARNAWEHSLQVAAIARVLARRLGRINPDQAMLAGLVHDIGIFYLLYCAAEFPEYSNDRSHMIELLIGWHDSIGESLLHVLGLPETITTAIREHDRLQNVENPCTVSDVLYFANLLAGCDHDWLEAGLPPEESALRKIDRERFADLIEDAEEDIRELKQALAA, from the coding sequence TTGCCGAACTGGAACGCTATATTTCAGGCTGAAATGGACGTCGACCGCAGCAAGCATTTCTCGATCCTGGACGAAATCGCCCGCAACCTTTGTGGGCACCTCAATTTCCCAACCTGCCTTGACGCTGCGGTACTCGTCCGCAATGTACTGAACGACCCGAATGCCACCACGGAACGGGTCGCTCAGGTGGTCAGTGTCGAGCCCCTGATTTCGAGCAAACTTCTGCGGCTGGCAAATTCGGCAAGCTACAACACCAGCGGCCGGCAAATCAGCGACCTGGCCAGCGCCATCAGCCGCCTGGGTTTTGAAGTTGTACGCACAACCTCGCTGGCCGTGGCACTGGACCAGATGCTGCGCTCGAGAAACCTGGCCAGCTTTACCGACATCGCCCGAAATGCCTGGGAACACTCGCTGCAGGTTGCAGCGATCGCCCGCGTACTGGCTCGCCGCCTTGGTCGCATCAATCCGGATCAGGCAATGCTGGCCGGGCTGGTACACGATATCGGGATTTTTTATCTCCTGTACTGCGCTGCGGAATTTCCCGAATACAGCAACGACAGAAGCCACATGATCGAATTGCTGATCGGCTGGCATGACAGCATTGGCGAAAGCCTGTTGCACGTTCTTGGCCTGCCAGAGACCATCACCACCGCTATCCGCGAGCATGATCGACTACAGAACGTCGAAAACCCCTGCACCGTCAGCGATGTCTTATATTTTGCCAACCTGCTTGCCGGCTGCGACCACGACTGGCTCGAAGCCGGCCTCCCCCCGGAGGAATCGGCACTCCGTAAAATCGACCGAGAACGCTTTGCCGATTTGATCGAAGATGCAGAAGAAGACATCAGGGAACTAAAACAGGCTCTTGCAGCCTGA
- a CDS encoding CBS domain-containing protein, whose protein sequence is MKTLKQMLANKDRPLAVVAPSDTVFHALSVMAKHDVGALLVLDGEQLVGIFSERDYARKIILQGKTSKDTQVREIMSDKVAYVTPAASLDECMALMTEKHFRHLPVLNDDSSVAGMISIGDLVKETISSQQFLIAELERYISG, encoded by the coding sequence GTGAAAACACTCAAGCAAATGCTCGCCAACAAAGACCGCCCTCTGGCTGTCGTAGCACCAAGCGATACTGTTTTTCACGCGCTCAGCGTGATGGCCAAGCACGATGTAGGCGCCCTCCTCGTTCTGGATGGCGAACAACTGGTCGGCATCTTCTCGGAACGCGACTACGCTCGAAAAATCATCCTCCAGGGCAAGACATCGAAAGACACCCAAGTACGCGAAATCATGAGCGACAAGGTGGCTTACGTGACACCAGCGGCGAGCCTGGATGAATGTATGGCCTTGATGACCGAGAAACATTTTCGGCATCTGCCCGTGCTGAATGACGATAGCAGCGTCGCCGGCATGATTTCGATTGGTGACCTGGTCAAGGAAACCATCAGTTCCCAGCAATTTCTGATTGCCGAACTGGAACGCTATATTTCAGGCTGA
- a CDS encoding c-type cytochrome codes for MIRTAAMAVLLATSFIANASEEAKTKADPAKGKVIAETVCVACHGADGNSAASANPHLAGQVEEYIYKQLKNFKAADGKPAARNNPIMGGMAAPLSDEDMKNVAAWFASQKAKPASAKDETKIALGQKLWRQGDYKKGVPACAGCHGPAGAGLPAQYPKLAGQFPEYTEAQLKAFRADERANDPEKMMRTIAAKLSDVEIKAVSEYAAGLR; via the coding sequence ATGATCCGTACAGCGGCAATGGCAGTCCTTCTCGCCACCAGTTTCATCGCCAACGCTTCCGAAGAAGCCAAAACCAAAGCCGACCCTGCCAAAGGCAAGGTTATTGCCGAGACCGTTTGTGTCGCCTGTCACGGCGCCGACGGCAACAGCGCCGCTTCAGCCAATCCGCATCTGGCTGGCCAGGTTGAAGAGTACATCTACAAGCAACTGAAGAATTTCAAGGCTGCCGATGGCAAGCCGGCTGCCCGTAACAACCCGATCATGGGTGGCATGGCCGCCCCGCTTTCTGACGAAGACATGAAAAATGTCGCCGCCTGGTTTGCCAGCCAGAAAGCCAAGCCGGCATCTGCCAAGGATGAAACCAAGATTGCTCTGGGCCAGAAACTGTGGCGCCAAGGCGACTACAAGAAGGGCGTTCCTGCCTGTGCAGGCTGTCACGGCCCGGCTGGCGCAGGTCTGCCGGCACAATATCCAAAGCTGGCCGGCCAGTTCCCGGAATACACCGAAGCCCAACTGAAGGCATTCCGCGCTGACGAACGCGCCAATGACCCGGAAAAGATGATGCGCACGATCGCCGCCAAGCTTTCGGACGTTGAAATCAAGGCTGTATCGGAATACGCCGCCGGCCTGCGTTAA
- the yihA gene encoding ribosome biogenesis GTP-binding protein YihA/YsxC, with amino-acid sequence MPLFQKAVFLTTVANLRDLPADSVREVAFAGRSNAGKSSAINTLAGRVRLAFVSKTPGRTQHLNYFTLAEGKYFVDLPGYGYAKAPEAIRSQWEGLIGPYLSERDQLAGLVVIMDIRRPMTDLDLKLIDWFRPTGRPIHILLSKADKLSRQEQTKVLRSVKAEVATWGDAALYSVQLFSSLKKTGVEDAEEVLAGWLGMEYKRPVVAPKPQNKVPPAKGGPGAKMH; translated from the coding sequence ATGCCTCTGTTCCAAAAGGCGGTTTTCTTAACCACCGTTGCCAATCTCCGTGATTTACCCGCCGACTCTGTTCGGGAAGTAGCCTTCGCAGGCCGTTCCAATGCCGGTAAATCTTCTGCCATCAACACCCTGGCCGGTCGCGTGCGTCTGGCTTTCGTCAGCAAGACGCCGGGGCGAACCCAGCACCTGAATTATTTTACCTTGGCCGAGGGCAAGTATTTTGTCGACTTGCCTGGTTATGGCTATGCCAAGGCGCCTGAAGCGATTCGTTCGCAGTGGGAAGGGCTGATCGGGCCGTATCTCAGCGAGCGCGACCAACTGGCTGGCTTGGTGGTCATCATGGATATCCGTCGTCCGATGACGGACCTCGACCTGAAGTTGATCGATTGGTTCCGGCCGACCGGTCGCCCGATTCATATTCTGCTTTCCAAGGCAGACAAGCTTAGTCGGCAGGAGCAAACCAAGGTGCTGCGTTCGGTGAAGGCCGAAGTGGCGACCTGGGGCGATGCCGCCCTGTACTCCGTGCAGCTCTTTTCCAGTCTCAAGAAGACGGGGGTTGAGGATGCCGAGGAGGTGCTGGCTGGCTGGCTGGGGATGGAATACAAGCGCCCGGTCGTTGCGCCCAAACCGCAAAACAAAGTGCCCCCGGCTAAGGGGGGGCCGGGGGCAAAAATGCACTGA
- the hemB gene encoding porphobilinogen synthase yields the protein MSATGQFPATRMRRMRRDDFSRRLMRESVLTVDDFIYPVFVLEGAGRIEKVGSMPGVERQSLDILLKTAERAAKLGVPALALFPVIDASLKSLGAEEAYNDSGLVPRVVQALKREFPELGIITDVALDPYTSHGQDGLIDASGYVLNDETLEVLARQALCHAQAGADVVAPSDMMDGRIGRIRAELNQAGQIYTRILAYSAKYASAFYGPFRDAVGSAGNLGKGNKYTYQMDPANTDEALKEVALDLEEGADMVMVKPGMPYLDIVRRVKEEFKVPTYAYQVSGEYAMLKAAAQNGWLDEKACVLESLLAFKRAGADGILTYFALDAAEYLQR from the coding sequence ATGAGTGCTACCGGACAATTTCCTGCCACACGCATGCGCCGGATGCGGCGCGATGATTTTTCCCGCCGCTTGATGCGGGAGTCTGTTCTGACGGTCGACGACTTTATTTATCCTGTTTTCGTACTGGAAGGTGCAGGGCGGATCGAGAAGGTCGGCTCGATGCCCGGTGTCGAGCGTCAATCGCTGGATATCCTGCTGAAGACGGCTGAACGTGCGGCCAAGCTGGGAGTGCCCGCCCTGGCACTGTTCCCGGTGATTGATGCATCCTTGAAGTCACTTGGTGCCGAAGAGGCTTATAACGACAGTGGCTTGGTGCCGCGCGTCGTCCAGGCGCTCAAGCGTGAATTCCCTGAACTGGGCATCATTACTGACGTGGCGCTCGATCCCTACACCAGTCACGGGCAGGATGGTCTGATCGATGCGAGCGGTTATGTTCTCAATGATGAAACGCTTGAGGTGCTGGCGCGCCAGGCGCTTTGCCATGCCCAGGCTGGAGCTGATGTGGTTGCGCCTTCCGACATGATGGATGGGCGTATCGGCCGTATTCGTGCCGAGTTGAATCAGGCCGGACAAATCTATACCCGCATCCTGGCTTATTCTGCCAAGTATGCCTCGGCCTTCTATGGCCCCTTCCGCGATGCCGTCGGTTCGGCGGGCAATCTGGGCAAAGGCAACAAGTACACTTACCAGATGGATCCGGCCAATACCGACGAGGCGCTCAAGGAAGTGGCGCTGGATCTGGAGGAAGGTGCCGATATGGTCATGGTCAAGCCTGGCATGCCGTATCTCGACATCGTTCGTCGGGTCAAAGAGGAGTTCAAGGTGCCGACCTATGCCTATCAGGTCAGCGGTGAGTACGCGATGCTCAAGGCGGCAGCCCAGAATGGCTGGCTGGACGAGAAGGCTTGTGTACTGGAAAGCTTGCTGGCTTTCAAGCGAGCCGGTGCCGATGGCATCTTGACCTACTTTGCACTGGATGCGGCAGAGTATCTGCAGCGCTGA
- the slmA gene encoding nucleoid occlusion factor SlmA: MAVKPGERRLQILQTLAGMLEVPKGEKITTAALAARLDCSEAALYRHFASKAQMYEGLIEFIEQSLFGVINQITAEESQGFNQVEQILSLLLRFAQKNRGMTRVLIGDALVNENERLQQRINALLDKLEAALKQALRIAATQDNLKADADFASLANLLRCYAVGRWEQYARSGFTREPLAQWQQQWPMLYFACLSQSGAPGG; encoded by the coding sequence ATGGCCGTCAAACCGGGCGAACGCCGCCTGCAAATTCTGCAAACACTCGCCGGGATGCTGGAAGTCCCCAAAGGCGAAAAGATCACCACGGCAGCACTGGCCGCCAGGCTTGACTGTTCGGAAGCGGCGCTTTACCGCCACTTCGCCAGCAAGGCTCAGATGTATGAAGGCCTGATCGAGTTCATTGAACAAAGCCTTTTTGGCGTCATCAACCAGATTACGGCCGAAGAAAGCCAGGGCTTCAACCAGGTGGAGCAGATTCTCAGCCTGCTGCTGCGCTTTGCCCAGAAAAACCGCGGCATGACCCGCGTCCTGATCGGTGATGCATTGGTCAATGAAAACGAACGCCTGCAACAACGGATCAATGCCCTGCTCGACAAACTGGAAGCAGCGCTCAAGCAGGCACTGCGCATTGCCGCCACCCAGGACAACCTGAAAGCCGATGCCGACTTCGCCTCATTGGCCAACCTGCTGCGCTGTTACGCGGTTGGCCGCTGGGAACAATACGCACGCAGCGGTTTCACCCGCGAACCGCTGGCCCAGTGGCAACAGCAGTGGCCAATGCTTTATTTCGCCTGCCTGTCGCAGTCAGGCGCACCTGGCGGGTAA
- a CDS encoding pyrimidine 5'-nucleotidase, with amino-acid sequence MMHNPVWLFDLDNTLHNASAHIFPHINLSMRQYIERHLSVDEDEANRIRQDYWTRYGATMLGMMRHHGTNPQHFLAETHQFPELQRQLVFQRATLHMLQRLPGKKILFSNAPGQYAHQILRLTGLDKYFAAVYTVENLKFKPKPMLQGFRTLLRQEHLNPRRCIMVEDSLANLVSAKKLGMKTVWVSAGSRHSPFVDVKIRSVLQLPQRCGRL; translated from the coding sequence ATGATGCACAACCCCGTTTGGCTGTTCGACCTCGACAACACGCTACACAACGCCTCGGCGCACATTTTCCCGCATATCAATCTGTCGATGCGGCAATACATTGAACGCCATCTGAGCGTCGATGAAGATGAAGCGAACCGCATTCGCCAGGACTACTGGACACGCTACGGCGCAACCATGCTCGGCATGATGCGACACCATGGCACCAACCCGCAGCACTTCCTGGCGGAAACCCACCAGTTTCCCGAACTTCAACGCCAACTTGTCTTTCAGCGCGCCACCTTGCACATGCTGCAGCGACTACCTGGCAAGAAAATTCTCTTCTCCAATGCTCCCGGGCAATACGCCCATCAAATCCTTCGCCTGACCGGGCTGGACAAGTATTTTGCTGCGGTCTACACGGTTGAGAACCTTAAATTCAAACCCAAACCGATGCTTCAGGGATTTCGCACCCTGCTGCGCCAGGAGCACCTGAATCCGCGTCGTTGCATCATGGTCGAAGACAGCCTGGCCAATCTGGTCAGCGCCAAAAAGCTGGGCATGAAGACGGTGTGGGTGAGTGCTGGCTCACGTCACTCACCTTTTGTTGACGTCAAGATTCGTTCCGTCCTGCAGTTGCCGCAACGTTGCGGTCGACTATAA
- the argB gene encoding acetylglutamate kinase has protein sequence MSIENLTPGTKAAVLAEALPYIKRFHGKTIVVKYGGNAMTDEHLKSCFARDVVLLELVGFNIVVVHGGGPQIENLLGRVGKKGEFIQGMRVTDAETMELVEMVLGGQVNKDIVNLINQHGGKAVGLTGKDGNFIRAKKLMLENKDHPGDLIDVGQVGEITSIDPSLIDHLDKGAFIPVIAPIGVGKDGETYNINADVVAGKIAEVLKAEKLVLLTNTPGVLDKEGNLITGITPKQIDEMVDDGTLSGGMLPKIGSALDAARNGVKGVHIIDGRVEHALLLEILTDHGVGTMIKSH, from the coding sequence ATGAGCATTGAAAACCTCACCCCAGGCACCAAGGCCGCCGTCCTGGCCGAAGCCCTGCCTTATATCAAGCGTTTCCACGGCAAGACCATCGTCGTCAAATACGGTGGCAACGCGATGACCGACGAACACCTGAAAAGCTGTTTCGCACGCGATGTCGTGCTACTCGAACTGGTCGGCTTCAACATCGTCGTTGTCCATGGCGGAGGACCGCAAATCGAGAACCTGCTCGGCCGCGTCGGCAAGAAAGGCGAGTTCATCCAGGGCATGCGCGTCACCGATGCCGAGACCATGGAACTGGTTGAAATGGTCCTCGGCGGCCAGGTCAACAAAGACATCGTCAACCTGATCAACCAGCATGGCGGCAAAGCCGTCGGCCTGACCGGCAAGGATGGCAATTTCATCCGCGCCAAGAAGCTGATGCTGGAAAACAAGGATCATCCGGGCGACCTGATCGACGTCGGCCAGGTCGGCGAGATTACCTCGATCGATCCCTCGCTGATCGATCACCTCGACAAGGGCGCGTTCATTCCGGTCATCGCCCCGATCGGCGTTGGTAAGGATGGGGAGACCTACAACATCAATGCCGACGTTGTCGCCGGCAAGATTGCCGAAGTCCTCAAGGCCGAAAAACTGGTGCTGCTGACCAACACTCCTGGCGTACTCGACAAGGAAGGCAATTTGATCACCGGCATCACGCCGAAGCAGATCGATGAAATGGTCGATGATGGCACGCTGTCGGGCGGCATGCTGCCCAAAATCGGCTCGGCACTGGATGCCGCACGCAATGGTGTTAAAGGCGTGCACATCATCGATGGCCGCGTCGAACATGCCTTGCTGCTCGAAATCCTGACCGACCACGGCGTCGGAACAATGATCAAGTCGCACTGA
- the nudB gene encoding dihydroneopterin triphosphate diphosphatase, translating to MSEYKQPVSVLVVIYTPALDVLLLERAAHPGFWQSVTGSREGDEALIDTARREVGEETGINTDLHQLTDWQQTNIFEIFPQWRHRYAPGVTENTEHVFGLLVAGKPDITIAPNEHRAWTWMPWQAAAERCFSWTNRDAIQALPTRLNLKP from the coding sequence ATGAGCGAGTACAAGCAACCGGTCTCGGTGCTCGTCGTCATCTACACCCCGGCGCTCGATGTACTGCTCCTTGAGCGGGCGGCTCACCCTGGCTTCTGGCAATCGGTAACCGGCAGCCGGGAAGGCGATGAAGCGCTGATCGACACCGCCCGCCGGGAAGTTGGCGAAGAAACCGGCATCAATACCGACCTTCACCAGCTGACCGACTGGCAACAGACCAACATCTTCGAGATTTTCCCGCAGTGGCGGCATCGCTATGCCCCTGGCGTCACCGAGAATACCGAACATGTCTTCGGCCTCCTGGTTGCCGGCAAACCGGACATCACCATTGCGCCGAATGAACACCGTGCCTGGACCTGGATGCCCTGGCAAGCCGCGGCCGAACGCTGCTTTTCGTGGACCAACCGCGACGCCATCCAGGCGCTGCCGACACGCCTCAACCTGAAACCCTGA
- a CDS encoding barstar family protein, with protein MTQPLALRAEHNGVYYLSAERRPAFEAQAQADQQSIQTIDLARHATLSSALKKIGSTLHFPAWYGANLDALFDCLTDAEWLTESGRIISISGTQRLSAAQPEAFATLLEVLQSAAETLRADSILFRVLLDTPNPALNPLPEA; from the coding sequence ATGACCCAGCCTCTCGCCCTGCGGGCCGAGCATAACGGGGTGTATTACCTCTCCGCCGAACGTCGCCCCGCCTTCGAAGCTCAGGCCCAAGCCGACCAGCAAAGCATCCAGACCATTGACCTGGCACGCCACGCAACGCTTTCCAGTGCACTCAAGAAAATCGGCAGCACCCTGCATTTTCCTGCCTGGTACGGCGCCAATCTGGATGCATTGTTCGACTGCCTGACCGACGCCGAGTGGCTGACAGAAAGTGGGCGGATCATCTCGATATCCGGCACGCAACGACTCAGCGCCGCCCAGCCGGAAGCTTTCGCGACACTACTCGAAGTACTGCAATCGGCCGCCGAAACGTTGCGTGCGGACAGCATTCTCTTCCGGGTTCTGCTCGACACCCCCAACCCGGCCCTGAATCCCCTGCCCGAGGCATGA
- a CDS encoding ribonuclease domain-containing protein: MMIWMRFLLVAWLAIGSAFGFTWGNTAVDSIPVGDLPIEARQTLRLIKDGGPFPFPRDGIVFGNFEKRLPLQKRGYYREYTVKTPGVRSRGARRIIAGNSDEFYYTEDHYASFRRIRE, encoded by the coding sequence ATGATGATCTGGATGCGCTTCCTGCTGGTTGCCTGGCTGGCCATTGGAAGCGCATTTGGTTTCACCTGGGGCAATACTGCGGTCGACAGTATTCCTGTTGGCGATTTGCCTATCGAGGCTCGCCAAACGCTGCGTCTGATCAAGGATGGGGGGCCTTTCCCCTTTCCCCGTGACGGCATTGTTTTCGGCAATTTCGAAAAACGCCTGCCGCTGCAAAAACGCGGTTATTACCGTGAATACACGGTCAAGACACCGGGCGTCCGCAGTCGCGGAGCACGCCGGATCATTGCCGGAAACAGCGACGAGTTCTACTACACCGAGGACCACTACGCGTCCTTCCGGCGCATACGGGAGTAA
- the aspS gene encoding aspartate--tRNA ligase, protein MRTHYCGQLNAALDGQIVTLCGWAHRRRDHGGVIFIDLRDREGLAQVVCDPDRPEMFAIAESVRNEFCLKITGKVRPRPAGTTNANLASGEIEILCQEIEVLNASVTPPFQLDEDNLSENVRLTHRVIDLRRPQMQNNLMLRYKTARAFRRFLDDNGFIDIETPMLTKSTPEGARDYLVPSRVHDGQFFALPQSPQLFKQLLMVAGYDRYYQIVKCFRDEDLRADRQPEFTQVDIETSFMSEAEITALMEKLIRTVFKEAIDVDLPEFPRMTYAEAMHRFGSDKPDLRVTLELTEVTDAFKDVAFKVFAGVANSAGGRIAAMRIPGGATLTRGEIDAYTQFVGIYGARGLAYIKINDVTQINETGLQSPIVKNLSEASLKAVIERTGAQSGDLIFFGADKAKIVNDALGALRIKIGHEKGFVTGAKWAPLWVIDFPMFEYDDESKRWTACHHPFTSPKDEHLQFLETDPGKCLAKAYDLALNGWELGGGSVRIHRSEVQEKVFSALNIGPEEQQAKFGFLLDALKYGAPPHGGLAFGLDRIVTMMTGAESIRDVIAFPKTQRAQCLLTDAPSPVDEKQLRELHIRLRQKMETQVDVPKA, encoded by the coding sequence ATGCGTACCCATTACTGCGGACAACTCAATGCCGCCCTCGACGGGCAAATCGTCACCCTGTGCGGCTGGGCCCACCGTCGGCGCGACCACGGCGGCGTCATCTTCATCGACCTGCGCGACCGTGAAGGCCTGGCTCAGGTTGTTTGCGATCCGGATCGCCCCGAAATGTTCGCCATTGCCGAATCGGTGCGCAACGAGTTCTGCCTGAAAATTACCGGCAAGGTCCGTCCGCGCCCGGCCGGCACGACCAACGCCAACCTGGCATCCGGCGAAATCGAAATTCTCTGCCAGGAAATTGAAGTTCTGAACGCCTCGGTCACCCCACCGTTCCAACTCGACGAAGACAATCTGTCGGAAAACGTTCGCCTGACCCATCGCGTCATCGATCTGCGTCGTCCGCAGATGCAGAACAACCTGATGCTGCGCTACAAGACGGCTCGGGCTTTCCGCCGCTTCCTTGACGACAACGGTTTCATCGACATCGAAACCCCGATGCTGACCAAGTCGACCCCGGAAGGCGCCCGCGACTATCTCGTTCCGTCGCGCGTCCATGATGGCCAGTTTTTCGCACTGCCGCAGTCTCCGCAACTCTTCAAACAGCTGCTGATGGTCGCTGGTTACGACCGCTACTACCAGATCGTCAAGTGCTTCCGCGACGAAGATCTGCGTGCCGACCGCCAGCCCGAATTCACCCAGGTCGATATCGAAACCTCGTTCATGAGCGAGGCAGAAATCACCGCCCTGATGGAAAAGCTGATCCGCACCGTATTCAAGGAAGCGATCGACGTCGACCTGCCGGAATTCCCGCGCATGACCTACGCCGAAGCCATGCACCGCTTCGGTTCGGACAAGCCGGACCTGCGCGTCACACTTGAGCTGACCGAAGTCACCGACGCCTTCAAGGACGTCGCCTTCAAGGTCTTCGCCGGCGTCGCCAACAGCGCCGGTGGCCGTATCGCGGCCATGCGCATCCCCGGTGGCGCCACGCTGACGCGCGGCGAAATCGATGCCTACACCCAGTTCGTCGGCATCTACGGCGCTCGCGGCCTGGCCTACATCAAGATCAATGACGTTACCCAGATCAACGAAACCGGGTTGCAGTCGCCGATCGTCAAGAATCTCTCCGAAGCCTCGCTCAAAGCCGTCATCGAGCGCACCGGCGCACAATCCGGCGACCTGATCTTCTTCGGCGCCGACAAGGCCAAGATCGTCAACGACGCTCTTGGCGCACTGCGCATCAAGATCGGCCATGAAAAGGGCTTCGTCACCGGCGCTAAGTGGGCTCCGCTGTGGGTCATCGACTTCCCGATGTTCGAATACGACGACGAATCGAAGCGCTGGACTGCCTGTCACCACCCGTTCACCAGCCCGAAGGACGAGCACCTGCAGTTCCTCGAAACGGATCCGGGCAAGTGCCTTGCCAAGGCCTACGACCTGGCGCTGAACGGCTGGGAACTGGGTGGCGGCTCGGTACGTATCCACCGCTCCGAAGTGCAGGAGAAGGTTTTCTCGGCCCTCAACATCGGTCCAGAAGAACAGCAGGCCAAGTTCGGCTTCCTGCTCGACGCACTCAAGTACGGCGCCCCACCGCACGGCGGCCTGGCTTTCGGTTTGGACCGCATCGTCACAATGATGACCGGCGCCGAGTCGATCCGTGACGTGATCGCCTTCCCGAAAACCCAGCGCGCCCAATGCCTGCTGACCGACGCACCATCACCGGTCGACGAGAAGCAACTGCGCGAATTGCACATCCGCCTGCGTCAAAAGATGGAAACGCAAGTCGACGTCCCCAAGGCCTAA